The Setaria viridis chromosome 6, Setaria_viridis_v4.0, whole genome shotgun sequence genome contains a region encoding:
- the LOC117859850 gene encoding cyclin-D4-2: MAPSCYDVAASMLLCAEEHSSILCLDEEEEEDVAAAAELPGRKRGRSPVCGDGFGADLFPPLSEECVAGLVERETEHMPRSDYGERLRGGGVDLCVRREAVDWIWKVYAYNFGPVTAYLAVNYLDRFLSRYELPEGKDWMTQLLSVACLSLAAKMEETSVPQSLDLQVGDALYVFEAKTIQRMELLVLSTLNWRMQAVTPFSYLDYFLNKLNGGAPAPRSWLLQSAELILCVARGIGCIGFRPSEVAAAVAAAVVEAAGVAGIENACAHVDKERVLRCQDAIQSMATPAINTVPPKSASGSGRVSPGPQSPVGVLDAGCLSYKSDDDAVAAATVASHGASAYGSATASPVTSKRRKITSR; this comes from the exons ATGGCTCCGAGCTGCTACGACGTGGCAGCGTCCATGCTGCTCTGCGCCGAGGAGCACAGCAGCATCCTGTGcttggatgaggaggaggaagaggacgtggcggcggcggcggagttgcCGGGGAGGAAGAGGGGCCGGTCGCCGGTCTGCGGGGACGGGTTCGGCGCGGATTTGTTCCCGCCGCTGTCGGAGGAATGCGTGGCCGGGCTGGTGGAGCGGGAGACGGAGCACATGCCGAGGTCGGACTACGGCGAGcggctgcgcggcggcggcgtcgatctcTGCGTCCGCCGAGAGGCCGTCGATTGGATTTGGAAG GTCTACGCATACAACTTTGGTCCCGTCACTGCCTACTTGGCCGTGAACTACCTTGATCGTTTCCTGTCACGGTACGAGCTGCCG GAAGGCAAAGACTGGATGACGCAACTGCTCTCGGTGGCGTGTCTTTCTCTGGCCGCCAAGATGGAGGAAACCTCTGTCCCACAATCTCTGGACCTTCAG GTCGGAGATGCGCTGTATGTGTTTGAGGCGAAGACGATCCAGAGAATGGAGCTCCTTGTTCTAAGCACCCTCAATTGGAGGATGCAGGCCGTGACCCCTTTCTCCTACCTGGACTACTTCCTAAACAAGCTCaacggcggcgctccggcgccAAGAAGCTGGCTCCTTCAGTCGGCAGAGCTTATCTTGTGTGTAGCTAGAG GCATCGGTTGCATAGGCTTCAGACCTTctgaggtcgccgccgccgtcgcagctgCCGTGGTCGAAGCAGCGGGCGTCGCAGGCATTGAAAACGCCTGCGCCCATGTCGACAAG GAGCGGGTGTTGCGGTGCCAGGACGCGATCCAGTCCATGGCGACCCCGGCCATTAACACTGTGCCACCGAAATCTGcaagcggcagcggcagggtaTCCCCTGGGCCGCAGAGCCCTGTGGGGGTGCTGGACGCTGGCTGCCTGAGCTACaagagcgacgacgacgccgtggCAGCGGCGACTGTTGCTTCACATGGGGCCTCGGCCTATGGTTCGGCGACGGCCTCCCCGGTCACCAGCAAGAGGAGAAAAATCACCAGCAGATGA